In the genome of Candidatus Nitrosotenuis sp. DW1, one region contains:
- a CDS encoding YHS domain-containing protein, with the protein MPIDPVCGMEVEEISKVKSRFNGQDFYFCCPHCKSKFESDPAQFTT; encoded by the coding sequence ATGCCGATTGATCCTGTTTGTGGAATGGAAGTGGAGGAAATATCAAAGGTAAAATCAAGATTCAATGGGCAGGATTTCTATTTTTGCTGCCCGCACTGCAAATCAAAATTTGAGAGTGATCCTGCACAATTTACTACCTGA
- a CDS encoding alpha/beta fold hydrolase: MPSCDILVSDQLRYRWETNTLDSVNGINIYYNETGKGKSLPVLLIHGFPFSSEMWKAQVAALQENGFYVIDYDLRGHGQSGIGDGQYTIELFVDDLIALLDCLEITKAVVCGFSMGGYVALRAIERNPERFGALILCDTTSSADSNEAKIKRAASIRLIKKDGVKSFAEGFLKAVFYEQSFSTKQNAVESIRKIILSNSTTGICGALLAMASRTDTTEALSKISVPTLVLVGEYDTITPPAAAKAMHDRIQNSKMHIIGNAAHMSSMENPNEFNEHFVKFLKNLNILTD; the protein is encoded by the coding sequence ATGCCATCATGTGATATACTTGTAAGTGACCAACTTCGATATCGGTGGGAAACCAATACGTTAGATTCAGTCAATGGAATAAACATCTACTACAATGAAACAGGCAAGGGTAAATCTTTGCCAGTACTTTTGATACACGGATTTCCTTTTAGTTCTGAAATGTGGAAAGCGCAAGTGGCAGCGTTACAAGAAAACGGCTTTTACGTCATAGACTATGATCTTCGAGGGCATGGTCAGAGCGGCATTGGCGATGGGCAGTACACAATTGAACTGTTTGTTGATGATTTGATAGCATTATTGGATTGTCTGGAAATAACAAAGGCAGTCGTTTGTGGTTTTTCAATGGGAGGATATGTCGCACTTCGAGCCATCGAAAGGAATCCGGAGCGCTTTGGCGCCCTGATTTTGTGCGACACCACGTCATCGGCAGATTCAAACGAAGCAAAGATCAAACGTGCCGCCTCAATTAGACTAATAAAAAAAGACGGAGTAAAGTCATTTGCAGAAGGCTTCCTAAAAGCCGTCTTTTATGAGCAGAGTTTTAGCACAAAGCAGAACGCGGTGGAGAGCATAAGGAAAATAATTCTGTCAAATTCCACAACCGGCATTTGTGGAGCATTGCTTGCGATGGCATCAAGAACAGACACCACAGAAGCCCTTTCTAAAATCAGTGTTCCAACACTTGTCTTGGTAGGCGAATACGATACTATCACGCCACCGGCCGCAGCCAAGGCAATGCACGACAGAATTCAGAATTCCAAGATGCACATAATTGGAAATGCTGCACACATGAGTAGCATGGAGAATCCCAACGAGTTTAATGAACACTTTGTCAAATTTCTAAAAAACCTGAATATACTAACAGACTGA
- a CDS encoding alpha/beta fold hydrolase — protein MPYVKVDDDTSLYVEDTGSGKPVVFIHGWPLSSKMFEYQFMNLQKNGYRCIGIDLRGFGKSDKPWGEYNYDIFASDIKTVIDSLNLKRMTLVGFSMGGAIVMHYAAKYHGQGLDKMVLIGAAAPSWTKRADFPHGMEKSSVDALIAQAYSDRPKLLSGFGKIFFSKEEGSVSREIARWLHSINLDASPYATLKCIEELRDADLRKDMQTINELKIPVAIFHGVHDKICSFDLAKIMSDGIAGSKLVRFEKSGHGLNLEEMEKTNEELMKFID, from the coding sequence ATGCCTTATGTCAAAGTGGATGATGATACATCACTCTATGTCGAAGATACCGGATCTGGCAAGCCTGTCGTGTTCATCCACGGCTGGCCTTTGAGTAGCAAGATGTTTGAGTACCAGTTTATGAATCTGCAAAAGAATGGTTACCGTTGCATTGGTATTGACCTGAGGGGATTCGGTAAATCTGACAAACCTTGGGGAGAATACAATTATGATATTTTTGCCTCTGATATCAAGACGGTCATAGACTCACTCAATTTGAAGAGGATGACGCTAGTTGGATTTTCCATGGGCGGGGCAATTGTCATGCATTATGCAGCAAAGTATCATGGGCAAGGCCTTGACAAGATGGTGCTGATTGGTGCAGCTGCCCCGTCTTGGACAAAAAGGGCCGATTTTCCACATGGTATGGAAAAATCAAGCGTTGATGCGCTCATAGCACAAGCATATAGTGATCGGCCCAAGCTTCTCTCTGGTTTTGGCAAGATTTTTTTCAGTAAGGAGGAAGGCTCTGTCAGCAGAGAAATTGCGCGATGGCTCCACTCAATTAATTTAGACGCATCCCCGTATGCGACCTTAAAGTGCATTGAGGAATTAAGAGATGCTGACCTTCGCAAAGATATGCAAACAATTAATGAATTGAAAATACCAGTAGCCATCTTTCATGGTGTTCATGACAAGATTTGCTCTTTTGATTTGGCAAAAATAATGAGTGATGGGATTGCCGGATCCAAACTGGTTCGATTCGAAAAAAGTGGACACGGCTTGAATCTTGAAGAGATGGAAAAGACAAACGAAGAATTAATGAAGTTTATCGATTAG
- a CDS encoding TerC family protein codes for MNDVYLLWVIFSLFVGVSLAVDLGVFSKLRRKKQETQHKDQAPPIKTALMWTIVWISLAGIFAGIIYFDMGPEKLTEFVTGYALEKSLSVDNMFVFLLIFSSLNIPHKFQHKVLSMGILGAIAMRVPLILVGVTLLEKFHWMIYLFGGFLILTAIRMLLQRKEKKIEIEKNIAIRVLKKFMPVDFELKDTKFFVRKNGTLYATTLIVALVIIEFTDLLFALDSIPAVLAITTDPFIVITSNIFAILGLRSLYFLLAGVMEKFYYLKPGLIAILMFIGIKMMVSEIIEIPTPVSLGVVLGILGFVLALSFVRARKHPA; via the coding sequence ATGAATGACGTTTACTTGTTGTGGGTAATATTTTCGCTGTTTGTCGGCGTTTCACTTGCAGTTGATCTTGGTGTGTTTTCAAAGCTGCGAAGAAAAAAACAAGAAACCCAGCACAAAGATCAGGCGCCGCCAATCAAGACTGCTCTGATGTGGACAATAGTCTGGATTTCGCTAGCTGGGATCTTTGCAGGTATAATCTATTTTGACATGGGCCCTGAGAAACTAACCGAGTTCGTTACCGGGTATGCACTTGAAAAGTCTCTAAGTGTAGATAACATGTTTGTATTTTTATTGATATTTTCATCACTTAACATTCCTCACAAGTTCCAGCACAAGGTTCTGTCAATGGGAATACTTGGCGCCATTGCAATGAGGGTTCCGCTCATCCTAGTAGGCGTGACATTACTTGAAAAATTCCACTGGATGATCTATCTTTTTGGTGGATTTTTGATTTTGACTGCAATACGGATGCTACTCCAAAGAAAGGAAAAGAAAATCGAAATTGAGAAAAACATTGCAATCCGCGTGCTCAAAAAGTTTATGCCAGTTGACTTTGAACTAAAGGACACAAAGTTTTTTGTTAGAAAAAACGGCACACTGTATGCCACAACACTGATTGTTGCACTGGTAATAATAGAATTTACGGACCTATTGTTTGCACTTGACTCAATACCTGCTGTTTTGGCGATAACTACTGATCCGTTCATAGTTATCACGTCTAACATATTTGCAATTTTGGGCCTCCGTAGTCTGTACTTCCTGCTTGCCGGCGTGATGGAGAAATTCTACTACCTAAAGCCTGGACTTATTGCGATTCTGATGTTTATTGGAATCAAAATGATGGTGTCTGAGATAATTGAAATCCCAACTCCTGTGTCACTGGGCGTGGTGCTTGGAATACTTGGATTTGTACTTGCCTTGTCGTTTGTTAGGGCAAGAAAGCACCCAGCATGA
- the sucD gene encoding succinate--CoA ligase subunit alpha: MADIYELLRGQKDSAGNYQKVPVIVQGITGTFGSLHAKQMLDYGTNIAAGVTPGKGGQKFEGKVPIYNTVKDAVDATNSKVSIVFVPAKFFLGAATEALEAGIKLLVAIPEHVPIRDTMQVIELAKKKDAIIIGPNTPGVMIPGLVKIGIMPASPFKPGNIVVLSKSGTLLYEISNTLTKAGFGQSITIGIGGDPVNGTRLIDAFDMVKDDPTIEGMVIVGEIGGDAEEIVAQHIMDIKFKKPIVAYIAGRRAPKEKRMGHAGAIVMGNYGSAESKISMFNMANIPVAKRPNEVAILLAGKLEKTKD; encoded by the coding sequence GTGGCTGACATTTACGAACTCTTAAGAGGTCAGAAGGACTCTGCTGGTAATTATCAAAAAGTTCCAGTAATAGTTCAAGGAATAACTGGCACCTTTGGCTCCCTACACGCAAAACAGATGCTAGACTATGGCACAAACATTGCCGCTGGCGTGACACCTGGAAAGGGAGGGCAAAAGTTCGAAGGCAAGGTTCCAATATACAACACAGTAAAGGATGCAGTCGATGCGACAAATTCCAAAGTTTCAATCGTTTTCGTTCCAGCAAAGTTCTTTTTGGGTGCGGCAACTGAGGCACTGGAGGCAGGAATAAAACTTCTCGTTGCAATACCAGAACATGTTCCAATCAGGGACACGATGCAGGTAATCGAGCTGGCAAAGAAAAAAGACGCAATAATAATCGGCCCAAACACGCCAGGAGTAATGATACCAGGACTTGTAAAAATCGGGATAATGCCGGCAAGCCCGTTCAAGCCAGGAAACATTGTAGTCCTATCAAAAAGCGGCACCCTGCTATATGAGATTTCAAACACCCTGACAAAGGCAGGATTTGGTCAGAGCATTACAATTGGAATAGGGGGAGACCCGGTAAACGGCACAAGACTAATTGACGCATTTGACATGGTAAAAGACGATCCTACCATAGAAGGAATGGTAATAGTCGGCGAAATAGGAGGAGATGCCGAAGAAATCGTTGCACAGCACATCATGGACATTAAATTCAAAAAACCAATCGTAGCATACATTGCAGGAAGGCGGGCTCCAAAAGAAAAGAGAATGGGGCACGCCGGTGCAATAGTCATGGGCAATTACGGCTCTGCAGAATCAAAGATTTCCATGTTTAACATGGCAAACATCCCAGTTGCCAAAAGACCAAACGAGGTAGCCATATTGTTGGCAGGCAAATTGGAAAAAACCAAAGACTAA
- a CDS encoding F510_1955 family glycosylhydrolase — MKNKSKPESSKKTRLFITIIAAAITIGIGATTVLANFAVQNTDNPHSNSRTVFWRHIHGLGIDPQDRNVLYIATHGDFYQSVNGDPPVKVDEQRADYMAFNAPYAQNVPLYASGHPATGGNTGLIKSTDGGKTWRQVATVLDPPVDFHAMGVSKSDPNLIIGFDSSGRGLFKTIDAGQNWQTLQFPEYISALAISPSDPNVIFAATGKGIYQSSDGANTWTHIEQYNELPVFALTFDENGILYSSTDEFGLSKSADLGKTWEKINTQKITIMSVAVDAQNQILYIAGYVPDGYQEVYKSSDNGGSWDLIGTNKKL, encoded by the coding sequence ATGAAAAATAAATCAAAACCAGAGAGCTCGAAGAAGACAAGACTCTTCATCACCATTATCGCAGCTGCAATAACAATTGGAATTGGAGCTACAACTGTTTTGGCAAATTTTGCAGTCCAAAATACTGACAATCCACATAGCAATTCAAGAACAGTATTTTGGAGACATATACACGGTCTTGGGATTGATCCTCAAGACAGAAACGTACTATATATTGCAACACATGGTGATTTTTATCAGAGCGTAAACGGCGACCCACCAGTAAAGGTAGATGAGCAACGGGCCGATTACATGGCGTTTAATGCTCCGTATGCTCAAAATGTTCCATTATACGCAAGTGGACATCCAGCAACTGGCGGAAATACAGGATTAATCAAGAGCACAGATGGTGGAAAAACTTGGCGACAAGTTGCTACAGTTTTAGATCCGCCCGTAGATTTTCATGCGATGGGCGTAAGTAAGTCTGATCCAAATCTGATAATTGGGTTTGACAGCAGTGGGAGGGGTTTGTTCAAAACTATTGATGCCGGACAAAACTGGCAGACATTACAATTTCCAGAATACATATCGGCACTTGCGATTTCTCCAAGTGATCCTAATGTGATATTTGCTGCAACTGGAAAGGGAATATACCAGTCAAGTGACGGTGCAAACACCTGGACGCATATTGAACAATACAATGAATTGCCAGTATTTGCGCTTACATTTGATGAAAATGGAATTCTTTACTCATCAACCGATGAGTTCGGTCTTTCAAAATCTGCAGACCTCGGAAAGACTTGGGAGAAAATTAACACACAAAAGATTACAATAATGAGTGTTGCAGTTGATGCACAAAACCAGATTTTGTATATTGCTGGATATGTCCCTGACGGTTATCAGGAAGTCTATAAAAGCTCAGACAATGGAGGTTCTTGGGATTTGATTGGGACAAACAAAAAGTTGTAA
- a CDS encoding TIGR00266 family protein, with protein sequence MQFQILKNPMSILEVHMSKGEIITAEAGALVFMKGNIDVKTKMRGGLLKTVKVAFLGNESFFVNDYVASEDGCVLGLTGPPVGDIIEIPIDSNNGFIVQSGAYIASTTDVDIDTKWQGFTKGIFGSEIFMLKVTGNGKVFCNAYGSIIEKQIADGEKMTLDNYHLVALSQNSEYSVTKFGGLKSTILGGEGLVTEIIGPATVYFQTKNLKELVDLLGIKHASETQGSRTPFGGFKFGT encoded by the coding sequence GTGCAGTTTCAGATTCTCAAAAACCCAATGAGCATACTAGAAGTCCACATGAGTAAAGGTGAGATCATAACAGCAGAAGCAGGAGCACTAGTATTCATGAAAGGCAATATTGATGTCAAGACAAAGATGCGAGGTGGGCTTCTAAAGACTGTAAAGGTCGCATTTTTAGGGAACGAGTCGTTTTTTGTTAATGATTATGTCGCAAGCGAGGACGGTTGCGTATTGGGTTTGACCGGTCCCCCGGTAGGCGACATAATAGAAATCCCAATAGATAGCAACAATGGGTTCATAGTGCAGTCAGGCGCATACATAGCATCCACCACAGACGTCGACATTGATACAAAGTGGCAAGGATTCACAAAGGGGATCTTTGGAAGCGAGATTTTCATGCTAAAGGTCACAGGAAACGGCAAGGTGTTCTGCAATGCATATGGCAGCATAATAGAAAAACAGATTGCAGACGGGGAAAAGATGACTCTTGATAATTATCACCTTGTTGCACTAAGTCAGAATTCAGAGTACAGTGTGACAAAGTTTGGAGGGTTAAAGAGTACAATTCTTGGTGGAGAGGGACTAGTAACTGAAATTATCGGGCCTGCCACAGTGTACTTTCAAACAAAGAACCTCAAAGAACTAGTTGATCTTCTCGGCATCAAACACGCAAGTGAGACTCAAGGAAGCAGGACACCGTTTGGTGGGTTTAAATTCGGCACATGA
- a CDS encoding DMT family transporter: MGLTQKYGCERFGYIFAILAAIMFGSVSTMAKPLVSTVNPLLLSSMIYLIAAATLTPLAQKQSFPASKKNYLLILAISLCGATIAPSLFFVGLTHASASDAALIANGEVFFSVLLAIAFFKERLGKIGYVATALILAGMIIVTTDLNFSDFTLEQLHYQDMLLILSMLFWGIDNNLSRILAQKINVAKIAQIKSATGGAILFGIAVFGFGVPLNVQISQIPPILVLGIVGFAASLYFFMQSLKRINTVRTVLIFSMSSVFGLAAASIFLQEQVSWYQILAAGIMIFGVYLMNRKESAINPV, translated from the coding sequence ATGGGTTTGACCCAAAAATACGGATGTGAACGCTTTGGCTACATTTTTGCAATACTTGCAGCCATAATGTTTGGCTCCGTATCGACAATGGCAAAACCGCTCGTATCTACTGTAAATCCGTTATTGCTGTCTTCCATGATTTACCTGATTGCGGCCGCAACCCTAACTCCGTTGGCGCAAAAACAATCATTTCCAGCTAGCAAGAAAAACTATCTTTTGATACTTGCGATATCATTGTGCGGTGCAACAATCGCACCTAGTTTGTTTTTTGTCGGGCTGACACACGCGTCTGCATCTGATGCCGCACTGATAGCAAACGGAGAGGTGTTTTTTTCGGTTTTGCTTGCAATTGCATTTTTCAAAGAAAGACTGGGGAAAATCGGCTATGTTGCAACTGCTTTGATTCTAGCAGGAATGATTATTGTCACAACTGATCTAAATTTTTCAGATTTTACCCTAGAGCAGCTTCACTATCAGGATATGTTGTTAATTTTGTCAATGTTGTTCTGGGGAATAGATAACAACCTAAGCAGAATATTGGCGCAAAAAATCAATGTTGCAAAAATTGCACAAATCAAATCTGCAACAGGCGGTGCGATTCTGTTTGGTATTGCGGTATTTGGATTTGGCGTGCCACTTAATGTACAGATATCACAGATTCCACCAATTCTTGTGCTAGGAATAGTGGGGTTTGCAGCCTCGCTTTACTTTTTCATGCAGAGCCTAAAGCGAATAAACACTGTGAGGACGGTTCTGATATTTTCCATGTCGTCTGTATTTGGTTTGGCCGCCGCGTCTATTTTCCTACAAGAACAGGTCAGCTGGTATCAAATCCTGGCTGCGGGGATTATGATCTTTGGAGTTTATCTGATGAACAGAAAAGAGTCTGCAATTAATCCCGTTTGA
- the dps gene encoding DNA protection during starvation protein, with amino-acid sequence MSSKIKDKVGKLAGIEVLEKNGIDLEKLRKLIVAGVGSEFATYYYYTILRMHCTGLDGEGIKEIVEDARIEDRNHFEAMTPRLYEIGGSLPRDLREFASIAGCPDAFLPKNWEDIDEILKVLLAAEKCAIHSWGEVCDYTVGKDHRTYEIAQRIMGEEIEHEAWFVELLSKRPSGHFRRGIVGQSDS; translated from the coding sequence ATGTCAAGTAAGATCAAGGACAAAGTAGGAAAGCTTGCAGGGATTGAGGTTCTGGAAAAAAACGGCATAGATTTGGAGAAACTAAGAAAACTCATTGTGGCTGGCGTAGGGTCAGAATTTGCAACATATTACTACTACACCATACTACGAATGCACTGTACTGGCCTGGACGGCGAAGGCATTAAAGAAATCGTTGAAGATGCCAGAATAGAGGACAGAAATCACTTTGAGGCCATGACGCCGCGTCTATATGAGATTGGTGGAAGCCTTCCAAGAGACCTCAGAGAGTTTGCAAGCATTGCTGGCTGTCCAGACGCATTTCTGCCAAAAAACTGGGAAGACATAGATGAGATTTTGAAAGTTCTGCTAGCCGCTGAAAAATGTGCAATTCATTCATGGGGCGAAGTGTGTGACTATACGGTAGGCAAGGATCATCGAACATATGAAATTGCTCAGAGAATAATGGGTGAGGAAATAGAACATGAAGCTTGGTTTGTAGAACTCCTTTCAAAAAGGCCGTCAGGACACTTTAGAAGGGGAATAGTAGGACAGTCAGACTCCTAA
- a CDS encoding class I SAM-dependent methyltransferase translates to MNDTKEHWEDVWSRKKSDQISWYQDYPKTSIEMILSTNPSKDARIIDVGSGDSNLVSGLLDLGFKNITVLDISAKALKKAKERLGKRSEMVKWEECDIRRFDTNDRYDIWHDRALLHFLTSEEDLKNYVELTRKHVVEGGFLILAAFSTNGPMMCSGLDTKQFSEESMKELFSNGFDHVKSFEEEHTTPFGVSQIFIWTVFRKK, encoded by the coding sequence ATGAACGACACAAAAGAACATTGGGAAGACGTTTGGTCTAGGAAAAAATCCGACCAAATCAGCTGGTATCAAGACTATCCAAAGACATCAATTGAGATGATATTGTCAACCAATCCGAGTAAGGATGCAAGGATTATTGATGTGGGCAGTGGCGATTCAAATCTTGTAAGTGGATTGCTTGATCTTGGTTTTAAGAACATAACCGTACTTGATATCTCTGCAAAGGCATTGAAAAAAGCAAAAGAACGACTCGGAAAGAGATCTGAAATGGTGAAATGGGAAGAGTGCGACATAAGGAGATTTGATACAAATGACAGATATGATATCTGGCACGATAGAGCACTACTTCATTTCCTGACCTCTGAAGAGGATCTGAAAAACTATGTGGAATTGACCAGAAAACATGTAGTGGAAGGCGGTTTTTTGATACTTGCTGCTTTTTCTACAAACGGCCCAATGATGTGTAGCGGGCTTGATACTAAACAATTTTCTGAGGAATCCATGAAAGAATTATTTTCAAATGGATTTGATCATGTCAAAAGTTTTGAAGAAGAACACACGACACCATTTGGAGTAAGTCAGATTTTTATTTGGACTGTATTTAGAAAAAAATAA
- a CDS encoding M3 family oligoendopeptidase: protein MYKQGKWNLSDLSDHKSPKFARQISTLEGKVKKFEKLKKSLNPNMPSKNFLGIIKNIEDIAENASVIGGYASLWYASDTQSDEATSLVTKMAKLGSEIDNKTLFFDLWWKRKIDEKNALRLMKDSGNLREYLRHKRLLAKYSLSEPEEKIINTLDVTGSTALVKLYDKITNAFEYIITVNGKKKKLTREELTVLVRSNSPKTRELAYKTLLTKYTKNKGVLGEIYQNLTLNWKNEGIEIRGYSSPISIRNIGNDVEDKTVNSLLDVCKKNSDVFYKFFAYKAKMLGLKKLRRYDLYAPSTKNIKEKTYSYESASKLVLNSLEKFSPRLSQYADRVFKENHIDSEVRPGKRDGAFCSTITPKITPYVLVNYTGRARDVFTLAHELGHAVHSQAASDQSILVAEAPLPLAETASTFSELLLYDNISDQMTDSEKITILSEKIDDLYATIMRQAFFTIFEMSAHKQIADGTTVDELSKTYSANLKTQFGNSIELSDDFGIEWSCIPHFFHTPFYCYAYSFGNLLSLSLFQRYKKEGASFEKTYIEILAAGGSKKPETLLSEYGIDISSSKFWQDGFDYVKMQVKELVSL from the coding sequence ATGTACAAGCAGGGAAAATGGAATCTCTCTGATCTGTCAGATCACAAAAGTCCAAAATTTGCAAGGCAGATTTCGACTCTAGAAGGCAAGGTAAAAAAATTTGAGAAACTAAAAAAATCGCTAAATCCAAACATGCCGTCAAAAAACTTTCTTGGAATAATAAAAAACATCGAAGACATAGCAGAAAACGCAAGCGTCATTGGCGGCTATGCATCGCTATGGTATGCGTCAGACACCCAATCAGACGAGGCAACATCGCTTGTCACAAAAATGGCAAAGCTTGGCTCAGAAATAGATAACAAAACTCTGTTTTTTGATTTGTGGTGGAAAAGAAAGATTGATGAAAAAAACGCACTGCGCCTAATGAAGGACAGTGGAAACCTAAGAGAGTACCTAAGACATAAAAGACTTTTGGCAAAATACTCACTGTCAGAGCCCGAGGAAAAAATAATCAACACGCTTGACGTTACGGGGTCTACTGCGCTTGTAAAACTATATGACAAGATAACAAACGCCTTTGAGTATATCATTACGGTAAACGGCAAAAAGAAGAAACTGACACGTGAAGAACTCACGGTTCTCGTTAGGAGCAACAGTCCAAAAACAAGGGAGCTTGCATACAAGACCCTGCTTACAAAATACACGAAAAACAAGGGCGTTTTAGGAGAGATTTACCAAAACCTTACACTAAACTGGAAAAACGAGGGAATTGAAATACGCGGCTATTCGTCGCCGATTTCGATTAGAAACATTGGAAACGACGTAGAGGACAAGACAGTAAACAGTTTGCTTGACGTTTGCAAAAAAAACTCTGATGTGTTTTACAAGTTTTTTGCATACAAGGCAAAGATGCTAGGATTAAAGAAACTAAGGCGGTACGACCTGTATGCGCCAAGCACAAAGAACATCAAGGAGAAAACATACTCCTATGAGAGCGCATCGAAGCTGGTTTTGAATTCACTTGAGAAATTCAGCCCAAGGCTGTCCCAATATGCAGACAGAGTGTTCAAAGAAAACCACATTGACTCAGAAGTAAGGCCTGGAAAAAGAGACGGGGCATTTTGCAGCACGATTACCCCAAAGATCACACCGTATGTTCTTGTAAATTACACTGGGCGTGCACGTGACGTATTTACTCTTGCACATGAATTGGGGCACGCGGTTCACAGCCAGGCAGCATCCGACCAGTCAATACTGGTGGCAGAAGCACCGTTGCCACTTGCAGAAACGGCGTCCACGTTTTCAGAACTGTTACTATACGACAACATATCAGACCAGATGACCGATAGCGAAAAAATCACCATACTTTCTGAAAAAATAGACGACCTTTATGCCACAATAATGAGGCAGGCATTCTTTACAATATTTGAAATGTCCGCACACAAGCAAATTGCGGACGGAACCACTGTAGACGAACTATCAAAGACGTATTCTGCCAACCTCAAAACCCAGTTTGGAAACTCTATAGAGTTATCAGACGATTTTGGAATAGAGTGGAGCTGTATTCCACACTTTTTCCACACGCCATTTTACTGCTACGCGTATTCGTTTGGAAATCTCCTGTCGCTGTCATTGTTCCAAAGATACAAAAAGGAAGGGGCAAGCTTTGAGAAAACATACATTGAGATCTTAGCTGCTGGAGGATCAAAAAAGCCAGAAACGTTGCTCAGTGAGTACGGAATTGACATTTCATCGTCAAAGTTCTGGCAAGATGGCTTTGATTACGTAAAGATGCAGGTAAAGGAACTAGTTTCGTTATAA
- a CDS encoding methyl-accepting chemotaxis protein, translated as MQVSEITQGKKFTLEEVVEFTDLIAEKLDNAIDKVDNINHKTHVLSVNASIEAARAGTFGRPFGIVAANMSELSDETIKITERMRKDTKEILEVGNLIKSQSREYRGNRLSDLALVNIDLIDRNLYERTADVRWWATDGSIVDALTKKTPEAYESVSQRLNVILQAYTVYYDLVLADTEGNIVANGNKEKYSSVNTNVADRKWFTSAIRTKTGSEFGFQPVYRSPLVNNELAITYSAAVRENGDTKGRIIGVLGVIFKWESLSQTIINHTPIGEDEKNHTRICIVDNDGLILADSEGKVLKETLQFDKKTSLLGEKKNYMFTEYAGVPCCIGHALSPGFENYSTGWHSVIIQKLVNSKKSKP; from the coding sequence GTGCAAGTATCTGAAATCACTCAAGGGAAAAAATTTACTTTAGAAGAGGTCGTGGAATTTACAGATCTCATTGCAGAAAAGCTAGACAACGCAATTGACAAGGTAGATAACATCAATCATAAGACACACGTTCTCTCTGTCAATGCCTCGATAGAAGCTGCACGTGCAGGAACTTTTGGACGACCATTTGGTATAGTTGCCGCAAACATGAGCGAATTATCTGACGAGACGATAAAAATTACTGAGAGAATGCGAAAGGACACAAAGGAAATACTGGAAGTTGGCAATCTGATAAAATCGCAATCTCGGGAGTACCGCGGAAACAGACTGTCTGATCTGGCTTTGGTAAACATTGATCTAATCGATCGTAACTTGTATGAGAGAACCGCCGATGTGAGGTGGTGGGCAACTGATGGCAGTATAGTTGACGCGTTAACCAAAAAAACCCCCGAAGCGTACGAATCTGTATCGCAACGCCTTAATGTTATACTGCAGGCCTATACTGTCTACTATGACCTCGTGTTGGCTGATACGGAAGGAAATATTGTAGCAAATGGTAATAAGGAAAAATATTCTTCGGTAAATACCAACGTGGCAGACCGAAAGTGGTTTACCAGTGCAATTAGGACAAAAACCGGCAGCGAATTTGGATTCCAACCTGTATATCGATCTCCGCTTGTGAATAATGAGCTTGCAATAACTTACTCTGCAGCCGTACGAGAAAATGGTGACACCAAAGGCAGGATAATCGGAGTTCTGGGTGTGATCTTCAAATGGGAATCACTCTCTCAGACAATAATTAATCACACTCCAATAGGTGAGGATGAGAAAAATCACACAAGAATTTGCATTGTTGATAATGATGGGTTGATACTGGCAGACTCGGAAGGTAAGGTACTAAAGGAAACATTGCAGTTTGACAAAAAGACAAGTCTTCTTGGAGAAAAAAAGAACTACATGTTCACCGAATATGCCGGTGTACCGTGCTGCATTGGTCATGCACTTTCTCCAGGATTTGAGAATTATTCGACAGGCTGGCATTCAGTTATAATACAAAAACTGGTCAATTCTAAAAAATCAAAACCCTAG
- a CDS encoding 50S ribosomal protein L40e — protein MPITDPEKKRIAQAARLHMKVCLNCGVRNSMAASRCRKCHGSYLRLKNRTLGAKK, from the coding sequence ATGCCAATCACAGACCCAGAAAAGAAAAGAATTGCTCAAGCAGCACGTCTCCACATGAAGGTTTGTCTTAACTGTGGCGTCAGAAACTCCATGGCCGCATCAAGATGTCGCAAGTGCCACGGAAGCTATCTTAGACTAAAGAACAGAACACTCGGCGCCAAAAAGTAA